In Pseudobdellovibrionaceae bacterium, the following proteins share a genomic window:
- a CDS encoding acyl-CoA dehydrogenase family protein has product MAAYESLNYMDFDSLLNEEELMIRNTVREFVSEEVIPTLQEANRKEEFPSQLISRFGEMGLLGVNIHGYDCPGLGEVAYGLVTQELERGDSGIRSFCSVQGALVMYPILTFGSEEQKQKYLPRLAKGEIIGCFGLTEPDAGSNPGGMLTKAEKVSGGYKLNGNKMWITNGCVSDIAIVWAKLDGVVRGFIVETKTPGFSTTKMKGKFALRVSVTSELHMEDCVVPEDAILPNVEGLKGALMCLTQARYGIAWGVLGAANACYHEALNYSRERIIFDGKPLASYQLAQAKLVKMAQEITKGQLLVLQLGRLKEKGEMQHWQVSMAKMNNCRMALDVARDARDMLGANGTIDEYPVIRHMMNLETVNTYEGTEDIHRLVVGQQITGHSAIR; this is encoded by the coding sequence ATGGCCGCCTACGAGTCGTTGAATTACATGGATTTTGACAGTCTGTTGAACGAAGAAGAACTCATGATTCGCAACACGGTCCGCGAATTCGTAAGTGAGGAAGTGATTCCCACTCTTCAGGAAGCCAATCGAAAAGAGGAATTCCCCTCCCAATTGATCTCCCGCTTTGGTGAGATGGGACTTTTGGGTGTCAATATTCATGGATACGACTGCCCCGGACTGGGTGAGGTGGCTTACGGGTTGGTGACTCAGGAGCTGGAACGAGGGGATTCTGGTATCCGCTCTTTTTGTTCCGTTCAGGGTGCCTTGGTGATGTACCCCATTTTGACCTTTGGATCTGAAGAGCAAAAGCAAAAGTACCTTCCCCGTTTGGCAAAGGGTGAAATCATCGGTTGTTTCGGACTGACGGAGCCCGATGCAGGTTCTAATCCTGGTGGAATGTTGACCAAAGCGGAAAAAGTCTCTGGCGGTTACAAACTCAATGGCAACAAAATGTGGATTACCAATGGTTGTGTCTCAGACATTGCTATAGTGTGGGCAAAACTTGATGGTGTTGTTCGTGGCTTTATTGTCGAGACCAAGACTCCGGGCTTCTCGACGACCAAAATGAAGGGTAAGTTTGCCCTGCGGGTGAGTGTGACCAGTGAACTGCACATGGAAGATTGTGTGGTTCCAGAAGACGCCATCCTGCCGAACGTCGAAGGCCTGAAAGGAGCCCTGATGTGTTTGACTCAGGCTCGGTATGGAATCGCCTGGGGCGTATTGGGTGCCGCCAATGCTTGTTACCATGAGGCTCTCAATTACTCTCGTGAGCGGATTATCTTTGATGGCAAGCCTTTGGCGTCCTATCAGTTAGCTCAAGCAAAGCTAGTCAAAATGGCCCAGGAAATCACCAAAGGTCAGTTGTTGGTGCTGCAATTGGGGCGCCTCAAGGAAAAGGGTGAAATGCAACACTGGCAGGTGTCCATGGCCAAGATGAACAACTGCCGTATGGCTCTAGATGTGGCTCGCGATGCCCGTGATATGTTGGGTGCCAATGGAACTATCGATGAGTATCCTGTCATTCGTCATATGATGAATTTGGAAACGGTGAACACCTACGAAGGAACCGAGGATATTCACCGTTTAGTTGTCGGTCAGCAGATCACCGGTCATTCGGCGATCCGCTAA